The Cervus elaphus chromosome 22, mCerEla1.1, whole genome shotgun sequence genome has a window encoding:
- the DRAM1 gene encoding DNA damage-regulated autophagy modulator protein 1, which produces MLCFLRGMAFVPFLLVTWSSAAFIISYVVAVLSGHVNPFLPYISDTGTTPPESGIFGFMINFSAFLGAATMYTRYKIVEKQNQTTYFSTPVFNLVSLVLGLVGCIGMGIVANFQELAVPVVHDGGALLAFVCGVVYTLLQSVISYKSCPQWNSLSTCHVRMAISAVSCAAVIPMIACASLISITKLEWNPKEKDYVYHVVSAICEWTVAFGFIFYFLTFIHDFQSVTLRISTEINGDV; this is translated from the exons ATGCTGTGCTTTCTCCGGGGGATGGCCTTCGTCCCCTTCCTGCTGGTGACCTGGTCGTCCGCCGCCTTCATCATCTCCTACGTGGTCGCCGTGCTCTCCGGGCACGTCAACCCCTTTCTCCCCTACATCAG tgACACAGGAACAACACCTCCAGAGAGTGGCATTTTTGGATTTATGATAAACTTCTCTGCATTTCTTG GGGCAGCCACAATGTACACAAGATATAAAATAGTCGAGAAGCAAAATCAAACCACCTACTTCAGCACTCCTGTTTTTAACTTGGTGTCCTTGGTTCTTGGATTGGTGGGTTGCATCGGAATGGGTATTGTAGCCAATTTCCAG GAGCTGGCCGTCCCCGTGGTCCACGACGGCGGTGCCCTTCTGGCGTTTGTCTGCGGCGTCGTGTACACACTCCTGCAATCCGTCATCTCCTACAAGTCCTGTCCCCAGTGGAAcagcctttccacgtgccacgtgCGAATGGCCATCTCTGCTGTGTCCTGCGCGGCGGTCATCCCCA TGATTGCCTGCGCTTCACTAATTTCTATAACCAAGCTGGAGTGGAATCcgaaagaaaag GATTATGTATATCACGTGGTGAGTGCGATCTGTGAATGGACAGTggcctttggttttattttctactttctaaCGTTCATCCACGATTTCCAG agtgtCACCTTAAGAATATCCACAGAAATCAATGGTGATGTTTGA